A stretch of DNA from Scomber japonicus isolate fScoJap1 chromosome 19, fScoJap1.pri, whole genome shotgun sequence:
ACCTTGTCCTCTAATCGCTCTGTGACTGTAAAGGATAAGGCAGCACTACTGAGCATATGAATAGCAGTACGCCTTCACATGCCCTCTAGTGAGATTGTCATTGTGAATTGGGACAGATGACCTTGCAGTAACCATAGTGATATGTCTCTGACGACTTTTGCAAGCCTTTGTGAAAAGGATGTGACAGACAAAATGGAAATGGCTCTGTTCTTTGGCCAGTTTCCATCAGTCAGACTAATTCTCTAGAATAAACTACAGGCAGACTTTTAGGCCTACATATTTAATATTCTTTCACTAAACAATTATTTGAATCTTTAAGTTAGGTAGGACTTGGCAGACAAAACTAATTTTGGGTATGTGTATGACATAGTCGCCGAAGGTACACATTATGTAGAGTTTGAATTCGACCTGGGACCATAGTTGCTCATCATGCTTTCCCCCCccttttcatcatgtttgtagAATTTAAAGGAATACAACATCTTTGATACATGTTTCATAAAACAGCAGTCCTTCTAAATGTAACCCTCTGTTCCACCTCTAGGCAATGCAGAAAAACCAAGTTGAGCCACTGACTGACCAGGAAGATCACCAGCGCCAGTCTCAGACTCAGGCTCCAGCTAGGGCAAAGTATGTGTCGCCGGAGCTGTCAGAAGCTGTTGAAAGGGCTcgtagaaggagggaggaggaggagagacgtGCCCGAGAGGAACGGCTGGCTGCCTGTGCTGAAAAACTCAAAAAGCTGGATGAGAAGTTTGGGAAGACTGAAAGGCAGATGTCAAGGACAGAGGAGGGCCAGAAAGATGGAGAGGTCAAAGAAGCCCCTCTGTCTCCAAACAGGGAACAGAGTAAAGCCCACCTTGAGAACTGGCAGTACAGCACAAAAGGTAAGAAACTGCATATACTTACATACAGTTAGActtatatgttttatgtaaactATTTGGAAGAAGGTTTAAACAACAAATTCTAAGCATTTTTTCTGACCAAATGATTTCCAGATGGAAGTGAGTGTCCCCCAGACAACTCCCCTGGCCATAGTTACCATGAGGAACCTGGCTTCTCCAACTACCGTGGCAGCGGGGATGACGGCCAGGAACCCTCCTCCCCTTCTGAAGACTACAGTGGACGTCACCCCTCCAAACCCATCCCACCACGCTTTCAGAAACAACCacagcaccagcagcaggtgagtgccCTTGTACTCATACAGTCTTAATCCCAAActaatgtgtcagtgtgttagtGGCTGCTTTGTGAGAAGAGGGCTTTAAAGGATTCAAATGGACACAGGGTTATTTTAAGGTTGCAGTCACCAACATGAAATGTTGTCAGCCTTGTGAAAGGTGTTAACGTATTTGTCTTTGATTTGATTGTCCATTGTTTTTTCCTGTTAGGGGTTTTGGGAGCCAATATTGTTTATAAGAAGAATAGCAGCATGCATTCATATCTGTTTAAGTTGCAAAATATGAAGTTTCAGTATTTCACATGGACATTTCTAATGCTGAGCTCCTCTGTCTTAATCACTCACACTCTAATAGCATGTAAACTAGAATTAGTTTTAACTTAATAGTTCACCTTCAGGGAGTTAGTCAAGCATACATAGGCCTTCTTCATGAATGACATTTTGACAGAAggagaagcacaggtgtaaatattGATTTATGATGTCTGAGCTTTATTTAGCTTTGGATTCAGTGTCCTACTATagaagtattttttttacacagaacaaGGACAGTGGAGATTTTCCACCATCttacaaatgtgtttgttgtaTCAATTCTACAGGAACAAGTATACAAGATGCAACACTGGCAGCAGTCAGGTCACCCTGCTCCCTCTGGTTCAAGCCACACCCAGCGGGGCTACTATCCCCCACATGTCCTCGGGTTTGACCCCCGCTGGATGATGATGCCACCTTTCATGGATCCCCGCATGGCCCAAGGTCGATCTCCTGTGGATTACTACCCTGGTGCTGTGCACTCTTCAGGTGAGAATCAACTCAAGAAAATAAGTTAATACCTAAGCAACTGAAATCAGACTTTCCTCAGATTTTCTACAATGGAAAAAACCTGTGAATTCTGTGATTGTTTTCAGCAGGAATGATGAAACCCATGATGCATCAAGACCACTTGAACAGTCCTGGTTCTGATGAGGGATGTCATCCCAATTTGCACCAGGAGAGAAGAGCCCCTTCCACTGAGCCTTATCCCATGTGGAACCAAGATGGCTACCCCTTGCGCAGCTTTACTCCACCCTATCAGAGACAGCATGAAAGCTCTGAAAGTGGTCAGCCAGATGACAGGTCAgttattgtgtttaaaaatattAGAACCTGTGAATCTTGCTGTTCTTAAATTAAGGAATTCTCTCATTTTGATTAAAAGTCCTTGTCTGTCATTGCTGTCATTCTTCAACTTCTTTAAATCTTCTTTTTTCCACAGAGGTGATATGGCCTGTTCCCAACAGGACTCCTATGAAGAGAGGGCTAGTGAGTGCTTGTCCCACCCTCAAGATGATCTCCCTCATCATGCCTACCAGAGCCGAGGCCCAGACAGAGAACACCATGACCAAGGGTTGCTGACCACTGCTCAGAGCCACTCCCAGCACCATGCAGATAATGAATACCCAAAACAAGACTCTAGAGATAAGCATCTGATAGATAGCCCTGAATCTCATGATGAGACCTTAGATGCCCCCAAGGACAATTGGAAAAGAGATGGAGGCCAGAAACTAGATGGAGGACTCGGTAATGCTCAAAGCCAGTGGTCTGAACCCAGCTCATGTTCCAGTAGTAGTGTTGGCCAGCCATCTGAGACCATTGGGCGCACCATGACCCGTAGAACTGGTCCTATCAAGAAGCCAGTTCTCAAGGCTCTCaaagtggaggagaaggagaacgAGAAGCCTAAACCTGAGCCTGAAGAGAAGCCCGTCCCTTACCGCCTGGAGAAAGAAGTCCTAACTAATGTTTATGACTTGAAGAAAGACAACCAGCCTGCCATTAACAGGCGCTCAGCTTCACCTGTTATTGAGAAACAGCCCGAAGAGAGGCAGCGTCAGTCACCAGCTCCCACCAAAACAGACAGGCCTCTAAGCACCCAAAGCGATGACTCTCCTAAGGAGAGCACCTGGGACAGTGGCAAGAGCCAATCACCTAGAGATAACCAGGAAAACCGAGAGCCCCAGGCCCCACGGCGCAACAACTGGATCTTCATTGATGAAGAACAGGCCTTTGGGGCAGTCAGAGGAACAGGTAGAGGCCGTAGTCGAGGCTTTAGGGAATTTAGCTCTAGAGGTGGGACCCGTGGTGGCCGAGGTGGAGACAATATCAGAGGGgcttataataacaataacaacagtgGCACACAGCGGACAGGTAGAGGGCGAGCACCACCAAGGGACCTTGTCAAGGTGGAGGAGTTCCAGAGGGGCAAACCCCGGAGGCGTAATGTCAGTGAGACATTGAGTGAAGCCTCCGAGTATGAGGAATTGCCAAAGAGGCGCCGACAGAAGGGGTCTGAAAATGGAGATGGCTACACAGAGTCTGGAGAAGTCCGTAAAGCTGACCGAGACTCTTGGAGATCCAACAAGGTGTACACAGATGAGCAGGCAACCAATGATGCCAGAGAAAaggccaaggccagcaggggtCGCATGCTGCCTCCCAGACTGAACACCACTGGAAGTTACAGTCGAGGCTTTGGAGGCTCCAGGGATATTTCTACATGGAGGGGCCGTGGCCCCCAGTTCAGTAGCAGTGGTGGTCCCATGCAAGAAAATGGTTATGGTCCTGGAGCTGAGACTGTTTACACTCGCAGGCCTCCGCTTGAGCGCGACACTCTCAAGTATCCAGCTAAATTATCTGGCTCCTTCATGGAGAACGGCACAGAGGACCGTGAAGGAGAATACTATTTTGACAATGACAACCCTGACAGGCAGGTGTTAAGGAGGCGCCGCCCACCACGACAAGACAAGCCTCCACGCTTCCGTCGTCTGCGACAAGAACAACCTGGCTCAAACCAGTGGACAAGTGACGAGTACATAAATGGAGACGTAGCAAACCCCTGGCCTGGTCGCCCCAAAAGCACTGGGGATGACAACTGGCCCAGCGGCCACTACTCTGCGGGACGCACAAATCAGCACGGCCAGGCAGAGGAATGGGAAACTGGATCAGACAACAGCGACTTCAGTGACTGGAGAGAGAAGCGAGGTGGAAGTGTGGGGACAGCTACACAGGGACATGGTGACATTCCCTCAGACTCTGGCCACAGTGAACCAGGCTCTGTTGAGAAAAGGGAACTTTCCAAGCGAAGCTTCTCCAGCCAGAGACCATTGGTGGAACGGCAGAACAGAAAAGGAGAGCCATCCCTGCTGGAAGCAAGCAAGATGACACGTACATCTGATAATCCCCCCACCTCCTCTAACAGGAGTGACAGCTGGCAGAATGGAGGGACAACTTGTAAGAGGTGAGACCGATAGTGGGACAAATTTTAACGCAAAGGTCATTGTAGTCACACTGTCTTGTACCCGTATTTATAGATGCTGGGAATGAAACAGCCTTATTACTTGGGGGGGGAATTAATTAACACTTGAGCGTATTGTTTCAGGTCCGGTTGTTGTAGTTACTAGTTATAAACAAATAAGAGTTTCGTGTTCTTATAGTTTTTACATTAATGTACTCTGGCTTACACTCTTACAGTGACAGGAATTGCCACCTATTTTGTGTGCTCAGTCCtttaatacaaatacaaaagtgAGCGCTTACTCTTACCCTTAGATCATTCAGTAAGAGATACCTAGCTTTCATTTTACCAGCACTGATTTACCAGCCTGTCATTCTGATAGAGTTAAATGTCTATTTTTAACTTGTACCAACATTAAGCCACTTAATTCCTCCAAAGTGACCGAGATGCATACTGGTGTGGCCTTCTGTGAACACATCCACATGCCTTTTCAGCTAAATTAATCGGCTGCCTGTAGTTTTTATTCTGTAGATTTTCCTCCATTCTGTTTCAAtgataaagacataaaacttTTAATCATAGTTTTTTACTACATCGGCTATCAAACAAAGTGAGGTACTGAGCATATCTCACTATGCAGCCTGTCCAAGTTGCAGAGATGTGCTGATTGATTGGCCACTGATCGAAACTGGTCGGTTTTCAGCTGCTCAGCCACGACGGGCCAGTCTTATATAGCTGTTTTTTACAGACAGCAAcatcacagccacacacacacacacaacatgctagtctgcacacagcagcagctgcagcacagacagtacgcgcacacacacacacacacatgttggtGGGGAAGTTCTTCAAGGAGAGTGAAGAAGACACCAATGTTGCCATTTGTAATACCTGTAAGTCCAAAATGAGTTATGGAGGCACAACcatgaaaacatttgaaacaaatAAGTCAAACACTTAAAAACCATCACCCCAGTGAAAATTCTTACGAAGAAAGAAATGTAGAATTAACCAAAAATTGGAGTCAGCAGGTCAGActtataaaaaaatcaaaattggACAAGAAAATGACTACTTGAGTGTGGGAAAGGTGCCTGTGCTTGACTGCAGATAGGCCCATTTTACAGCACTGTTGATCCTCCACAGCACCCCCCTGAGCCCaaattttaagtttttgtttagtttttgttctTGTACCACTTGCCAACTGTAGTATTGGCTGGACTTAATTGGCTAACAGAAACAACTAAccccttttgtctttcttttttcgtGTTTACAGCAGGAGCCCAGATGACTCGGGCCCAGTCTACAGCTTAGAGCAGCCGGAGGAGCGGGAGTCCAGTGAGCCCTCAGGGAAGAAATTAGACAAGGAGCTGAAGCCAGGACCTGTCAAGACAGACATAGGCGAATCTCTTTCACAGTATGAGCTCAGCGGCTATCCAAGTGAGTCAAGTTTTTCGAACTGGTCTATTTGTATTCTTTGTTAGAAATGTAACAATTTGAAAGTTGAATTGGACATGATGTGCTCCAATCTACATTTTTAGGAGCAGACACTGATTTCTTATCTAATTTAAGCCAAAACAGATTGTGTCCTGTCAGCAGTCTGCACTCTCTACCtacataaagaaatgtttaacaCTGACCACATGCCTGCTTTTTAGTCGAAGGAGATGCAGGGGTTCCAGTTTCAAATCCAGATGGATACCAGGATGCCTTGAACAAAAAGCAAAGACGTCCACAAGAAGATgataggaggaggaaggaacaggGGGCTGCTGTAAGTTCACAACAGATGCTCTGAGATCAAGTGGAGTGACAGATTACATGGCATGATAGGAGAGTATGTAGGTTGTTAAAACCTTTCTCGTTGCCTGTGTCAGGTGCCAGTGAAGAACAGGACAATCACCTCCAAGATACCACCGCGCTTTGCCAAAAAGCAGGGAAGCATGAGCATCGAACAACCCGAGGAAGCTCTTTCTTCTAACAACCTGGGAACTGAAATCTGGGAGACCAACAGCTCAGGTAATAGACAAATCCATCTTTCTGTCGATGCTTTgttctctgtgctgctgttgttgttgttgtaaagaCATTCATCAGTTTTATAGATGGTTTTAGGCCTTTTAGTGAGAAAAAAATggtaatgaaaaatatataaataatttacagatggcatttatttatctttttcagcTCTTTCAGTGCAGTCCTCAGGTGGAGACTCTTGGACTAAACAGGTGTCTTACACTGGGAGCGAGCCCAACTCTGAGGTAGTACAATGCAATTGCTTTTTGAAATCTCCACTTAAAACGCATATTCTGTATGTGCACTCgtgtgtatttaaaatatttatcatcCTCCATTTTAACGTTTTTCTTCTCTGCCTGATTATTGACAACAATATCGGATCAATTTGAGaaacataaacaaataataaactTATCTCCTTCTCGGCCAGGACTCTGATGCAGGCCCAGAACAGAGTAAAGAACAGCACAAGCCAGGGCCCATTGGAAATGAACGCTCCCTGAAGCACCGCAAGGGCTCAGAAGGTATTGATCGGTTGGAGGGGGGCCCCATCACTCCAGTCAATGGTGTGGATCTCCATGTGGACACTGTGCTGCCTGTACCCCCAATTGAGTTTGGTGTCAGTGCCAAAGACTCTGATTTCAGTCTACCACCAGGTTCTACCCCAGTGCCTGTGTCCAATCCTGTCAACAAGCTTCAGGATGCTCTTGCCACCAATGTGAGTGATGAATAAAGTTTTATCTGTACTTCAGTGGGGTCTTTTAAATTTATAAGCTAGCTGTGTTTTGATTGTATCAAAGGTTGACTTGATAATTGTTTCTGATATCAGTAAAAGAGTGcctcaaggttttttttttgataatggAAGATTATTTTTCATACTTAAAGAGATAATGGTTTGCAGCTGATTGATCATGCAACTTGTTCTCTGTTTTTAAATAGACTGCTCTCAATCAGAGTATCACCATGCTGCGCTCCAACCACCTGCAGCCTGCCATTAACCTCAACCCCATCTCCTTTCCCAGTGCCGACCTCACACTCAAGGTATTTGAAATACAATCCCACATACCCTGAACTATGACTTTTCAAGGATGTAATAAATAACGGAAAAGTTAGTTATGCAACTGTTTCTTAAATAATGCaaaaacttcaacttcaactttttctttttcttcagatgGAATCAGCACGCAAGGCATGGGAGAACTCCCAGTCACTCCCTGAACAGGGCTCTCCTGGTGGAGGAGCTTCAGGTGTTCAGCCTCCCTGCAGCGTCGGCTCATCCAGCGGTGTCAGCTACAGTTCTTTTGGAGGGGTTTCCATGCCTCCAATGCCTGTTGCATCAGTAGCACCTTCCATGTCCATGCAAGGTAAAAGtggattttattttcttaatttttttcatctttaaaaagaaCCCAACTAACATCTGTTGTTTGTTCTTTAGGTAATCATATCCCCCCGTTGTATCTGGATGGTCATGTCTTTCCTAGCCAGCCACGCCTGGTACCTCCCAACATGACCCAGCAGCAGACCTACCAACAggtagacacatacacaaacacacacagacacacacataaataaacttgacaGCCATGTCTTTATTTCTGCAAAATTGTCACCATGTTCCATTTGTTCATCTATTCAGGCGGCTGCAGGCCAGCAGATTCCCATCTCTTTACACACGTCTCTTCAGGCGCAGGCTCAGTTGGGTCTTCGGGGAGGTCTACCTGTTTCTCAGTCCCAAGAGATGTTCAACTCTATTCCTCCCTTCAGGTACTGACTGGCACCTCAGTTTTTCTTGGTTCTGTTAGTTTGCCTCCCTTCAGTCATCATTATCTGTTTCATGTCTGTGGCACACAGATGAATCTTGtttgtagtttactgtttcacCTTCGTTCATTCTGTTGTCTTCCTCCTTTAAGGTCCCAGGTTTATATGCACCCCAACTTGTCACAGCCCAGCCCCTTGGTACTGTCGGGTGGAGCCCCTCTCAAGGGACCCTACTCCGCTTTCCCTGGCATGCAGCCCTCAGACATGGTCAAGACCCAATCCGGGTCACACTACCAGCCAATGAATGGCAGCCAGCAGCTAGTCTACGACAGCCAGATGAACCAGGGTCCTGGTATGGGATCATCCCAGTTAATGGACTCTCAGCTAATCCAGGTTAGTGGATCACAGCGTCTCAGACATCTGAGGGTTTTGTTTCTTTCGTACATAGCATTTATGTTTGCTCAGCAGGTGTAAACCTGTTAATAGTGAAATCTCACCATCATTGTAgttttaacataaaaaaaaatgtttttttaggtGGCCATGCCTCTACCTGGCTCTCAGCTGCGCTATGGCTCAGCTCAGCAACATCTCATCCTCCCTCAGTCCATCCAGCTGCAGCAGGGACAGAACTTGTCAATAGGAGCCCCACGCCGAATGCTGCCACCTGGCTCCCAGTCTGCTGTCATGACGGGCCGAGAGGTGACTTACTCACCTGTTACTCAATCAAAAACCACTCCGTTTAGACTTTAGTGTTACACAGACTGTCCATTCCTAATGTAAAAAAGCATAACATCATCCTTCATGTATACTGACTATGTGTTGCTCTCATTGCTCCATTCTCAGGGCTCACAGATGGAAATGAAAGGCTTCCAGTTCTCTGACAAGCCAAATCATTCCCCAGGCATGTCCGGAGGGTCCTACAGGTGAATGATAATG
This window harbors:
- the prrc2b gene encoding protein PRRC2B isoform X1; the encoded protein is MSDRLGQITKSKDGKSKYSSLSLFDKYKGKSIETQKNTVVPRHGLQSLGKVATARRMPPPAHLPSLKSENKGNDPNVIIVPKDGTGWANKQEQPEQKSSIASIPQLPELPPQQALQKSVSNLQKPLPIANQENTNTGGPKQWAQLNGKAVEQDGSRVSNRLQPFSHEEFPTLKAAGEQDRVGKERSGFDPSYGPGPSLRPQNVTSWREGGGRNLQPSSLTLGLPADPEVKLTALGETGTPPASSHPTSATGTTSSSVVTAQSPGLDPKEPSLRPAQPVRRTTVPTALQYQLHHTSTAVYHDMLPAFMCSKETREAPGTDHVPTTVAAPARFDSKPTFRQSYAKPELVNGDVRRENRFVRAPPRLSSQPIRRPGERPQRPAIINPEDLKDLDELDNDCEDGWAGLHEEVDYSEKLKFSDDEEEHSSDKNKMWTEWERENQIALSSGEACYPQEGPEESYSYQHHHQEPPRKTNGRYLSTDTQAMQKNQVEPLTDQEDHQRQSQTQAPARAKYVSPELSEAVERARRRREEEERRAREERLAACAEKLKKLDEKFGKTERQMSRTEEGQKDGEVKEAPLSPNREQSKAHLENWQYSTKDGSECPPDNSPGHSYHEEPGFSNYRGSGDDGQEPSSPSEDYSGRHPSKPIPPRFQKQPQHQQQEQVYKMQHWQQSGHPAPSGSSHTQRGYYPPHVLGFDPRWMMMPPFMDPRMAQGRSPVDYYPGAVHSSAGMMKPMMHQDHLNSPGSDEGCHPNLHQERRAPSTEPYPMWNQDGYPLRSFTPPYQRQHESSESGQPDDRGDMACSQQDSYEERASECLSHPQDDLPHHAYQSRGPDREHHDQGLLTTAQSHSQHHADNEYPKQDSRDKHLIDSPESHDETLDAPKDNWKRDGGQKLDGGLGNAQSQWSEPSSCSSSSVGQPSETIGRTMTRRTGPIKKPVLKALKVEEKENEKPKPEPEEKPVPYRLEKEVLTNVYDLKKDNQPAINRRSASPVIEKQPEERQRQSPAPTKTDRPLSTQSDDSPKESTWDSGKSQSPRDNQENREPQAPRRNNWIFIDEEQAFGAVRGTGRGRSRGFREFSSRGGTRGGRGGDNIRGAYNNNNNSGTQRTGRGRAPPRDLVKVEEFQRGKPRRRNVSETLSEASEYEELPKRRRQKGSENGDGYTESGEVRKADRDSWRSNKVYTDEQATNDAREKAKASRGRMLPPRLNTTGSYSRGFGGSRDISTWRGRGPQFSSSGGPMQENGYGPGAETVYTRRPPLERDTLKYPAKLSGSFMENGTEDREGEYYFDNDNPDRQVLRRRRPPRQDKPPRFRRLRQEQPGSNQWTSDEYINGDVANPWPGRPKSTGDDNWPSGHYSAGRTNQHGQAEEWETGSDNSDFSDWREKRGGSVGTATQGHGDIPSDSGHSEPGSVEKRELSKRSFSSQRPLVERQNRKGEPSLLEASKMTRTSDNPPTSSNRSDSWQNGGTTCKSRSPDDSGPVYSLEQPEERESSEPSGKKLDKELKPGPVKTDIGESLSQYELSGYPIEGDAGVPVSNPDGYQDALNKKQRRPQEDDRRRKEQGAAVPVKNRTITSKIPPRFAKKQGSMSIEQPEEALSSNNLGTEIWETNSSALSVQSSGGDSWTKQVSYTGSEPNSEDSDAGPEQSKEQHKPGPIGNERSLKHRKGSEGIDRLEGGPITPVNGVDLHVDTVLPVPPIEFGVSAKDSDFSLPPGSTPVPVSNPVNKLQDALATNTALNQSITMLRSNHLQPAINLNPISFPSADLTLKMESARKAWENSQSLPEQGSPGGGASGVQPPCSVGSSSGVSYSSFGGVSMPPMPVASVAPSMSMQGNHIPPLYLDGHVFPSQPRLVPPNMTQQQTYQQAAAGQQIPISLHTSLQAQAQLGLRGGLPVSQSQEMFNSIPPFRSQVYMHPNLSQPSPLVLSGGAPLKGPYSAFPGMQPSDMVKTQSGSHYQPMNGSQQLVYDSQMNQGPGMGSSQLMDSQLIQVAMPLPGSQLRYGSAQQHLILPQSIQLQQGQNLSIGAPRRMLPPGSQSAVMTGREGSQMEMKGFQFSDKPNHSPGMSGGSYRPGSASPSGKPSGPGGPVGPLPTHFAQQVPPAQGSMVMHMRPPTTGPFPNPIQRPVMQVNKPVIIRPPPYPNPVRDPSHSTPPSAPEPPVKGPEDGMKSKTIRDVRKAVGEGKTPSGGMTSKLQEPLPSTGQAKPARTGAIKPQAVKVEEGKA
- the prrc2b gene encoding protein PRRC2B isoform X2, yielding MSDRLGQITKSKDGKSKYSSLSLFDKYKGKSIETQKNTVVPRHGLQSLGKVATARRMPPPAHLPSLKSENKGNDPNVIIVPKDGTGWANKQEQPEQKSSIASIPQLPELPPQQALQKSVSNLQKPLPIANQENTNTGGPKQWAQLNGKAVEQDGSRVSNRLQPFSHEEFPTLKAAGEQDRVGKERSGFDPSYGPGPSLRPQNVTSWREGGGRNLQPSSLTLGLPADPEVKLTALGETGTPPASSHPTSATGTTSSSVVTAQSPGLDPKEPSLRPAQPVRRTTVPTALQYQLHHTSTAVYHDMLPAFMCSKETREAPGTDHVPTTVAAPARFDSKPTFRQSYAKPELVNGDVRRENRFVRAPPRLSSQPIRRPGERPQRPAIINPEDLKDLDELDNDCEDGWAGLHEEVDYSEKLKFSDDEEEHSSDKNKMWTEWERENQIALSSGEACYPQEGPEESYSYQHHHQEPPRKTNGRYLSTDTQAMQKNQVEPLTDQEDHQRQSQTQAPARAKYVSPELSEAVERARRRREEEERRAREERLAACAEKLKKLDEKFGKTERQMSRTEEGQKDGEVKEAPLSPNREQSKAHLENWQYSTKDGSECPPDNSPGHSYHEEPGFSNYRGSGDDGQEPSSPSEDYSGRHPSKPIPPRFQKQPQHQQQEQVYKMQHWQQSGHPAPSGSSHTQRGYYPPHVLGFDPRWMMMPPFMDPRMAQGRSPVDYYPGAVHSSGMMKPMMHQDHLNSPGSDEGCHPNLHQERRAPSTEPYPMWNQDGYPLRSFTPPYQRQHESSESGQPDDRGDMACSQQDSYEERASECLSHPQDDLPHHAYQSRGPDREHHDQGLLTTAQSHSQHHADNEYPKQDSRDKHLIDSPESHDETLDAPKDNWKRDGGQKLDGGLGNAQSQWSEPSSCSSSSVGQPSETIGRTMTRRTGPIKKPVLKALKVEEKENEKPKPEPEEKPVPYRLEKEVLTNVYDLKKDNQPAINRRSASPVIEKQPEERQRQSPAPTKTDRPLSTQSDDSPKESTWDSGKSQSPRDNQENREPQAPRRNNWIFIDEEQAFGAVRGTGRGRSRGFREFSSRGGTRGGRGGDNIRGAYNNNNNSGTQRTGRGRAPPRDLVKVEEFQRGKPRRRNVSETLSEASEYEELPKRRRQKGSENGDGYTESGEVRKADRDSWRSNKVYTDEQATNDAREKAKASRGRMLPPRLNTTGSYSRGFGGSRDISTWRGRGPQFSSSGGPMQENGYGPGAETVYTRRPPLERDTLKYPAKLSGSFMENGTEDREGEYYFDNDNPDRQVLRRRRPPRQDKPPRFRRLRQEQPGSNQWTSDEYINGDVANPWPGRPKSTGDDNWPSGHYSAGRTNQHGQAEEWETGSDNSDFSDWREKRGGSVGTATQGHGDIPSDSGHSEPGSVEKRELSKRSFSSQRPLVERQNRKGEPSLLEASKMTRTSDNPPTSSNRSDSWQNGGTTCKSRSPDDSGPVYSLEQPEERESSEPSGKKLDKELKPGPVKTDIGESLSQYELSGYPIEGDAGVPVSNPDGYQDALNKKQRRPQEDDRRRKEQGAAVPVKNRTITSKIPPRFAKKQGSMSIEQPEEALSSNNLGTEIWETNSSALSVQSSGGDSWTKQVSYTGSEPNSEDSDAGPEQSKEQHKPGPIGNERSLKHRKGSEGIDRLEGGPITPVNGVDLHVDTVLPVPPIEFGVSAKDSDFSLPPGSTPVPVSNPVNKLQDALATNTALNQSITMLRSNHLQPAINLNPISFPSADLTLKMESARKAWENSQSLPEQGSPGGGASGVQPPCSVGSSSGVSYSSFGGVSMPPMPVASVAPSMSMQGNHIPPLYLDGHVFPSQPRLVPPNMTQQQTYQQAAAGQQIPISLHTSLQAQAQLGLRGGLPVSQSQEMFNSIPPFRSQVYMHPNLSQPSPLVLSGGAPLKGPYSAFPGMQPSDMVKTQSGSHYQPMNGSQQLVYDSQMNQGPGMGSSQLMDSQLIQVAMPLPGSQLRYGSAQQHLILPQSIQLQQGQNLSIGAPRRMLPPGSQSAVMTGREGSQMEMKGFQFSDKPNHSPGMSGGSYRPGSASPSGKPSGPGGPVGPLPTHFAQQVPPAQGSMVMHMRPPTTGPFPNPIQRPVMQVNKPVIIRPPPYPNPVRDPSHSTPPSAPEPPVKGPEDGMKSKTIRDVRKAVGEGKTPSGGMTSKLQEPLPSTGQAKPARTGAIKPQAVKVEEGKA